Proteins from one Sulfurovum sp. TSL1 genomic window:
- the metH gene encoding methionine synthase, with the protein MSITETIKSLLQERILVIDGAMGTQIQDLKVPSEAWIDDKGVDQEGCNELLNHSAPELIERIHKRYAMAGADLLKTNTFGTMPWVLDEYQMGERAYELSKKGAQIVKKICNEYGTEKSPKFVLGSIGPGTKLPSLGHIHYDEMYEGYKCVALGLIDGGCDVFLLETCQDPLQIKAALHACQDANEERDVQLPIMVSVTIELSGTMLIGTNVETIVTILEPFDILSLGFNCGTGPDQVKKHLKTLSELCAIPISVHANAGLPQNRGGYTFYPMGPDEFTEKQLEFTRYAGVSFLGGCCGTTPQHIQALKKAVEVIVPKKPTGSIKPSVASLFNSVELFQEPAPLLIGERSNATGSKAFRELILASDYEGTLTVGQAQVRDGAHMLDVNVEFAGRDGAKDMRAVMELYNQKIPLPLMPDATRPNTIEEGLKCIGGKPIINSTNLEDGEENFATYCKLAKKFGAVLVCLVIDEEGMARSKEKKVAVAKRMYELAVNKYGLKPQNIMFDMLAFTVGTGEEEDRLAGKNAYEAIKEIHEIYPEVGSTLGLSNISFGLEKHARFYLNSVFLHHCVQAGMTSVIINVKHIIPLAKMTAEDIAICEELLFTPDEKSLFKFIDHFADAVVEDEGADEAYEAMSHEEKIKKLLMDGDKERMLPLVEEARHEIHPDVIVNEILIDAMKVVGELFGSGQMQLPFVLQSAETMKATVDYLNPYLTKQEKETDTTLVIGTVKGDVHDVGKNLVDIILSNNGFKVVNVGIKTELQEYLDIVEKQSIQAIGMSGLLVKSTAVMKENLETMAEMGMEIPVLLGGAALTRSFVDDFCRPIYKGPIFYCRDAFDGVIAMSRIEKFNEDNSVGLDTRLAGDMEERQEKVKKEVVIPPFEEIEMPEKVEIPTPPFWGRRVLQKGDLDLSVIYEWINTRSVFKMHWGYKSKGMDKEVYQKLIDETVYPAFERLKKEFIEKDLFEPTIIYGYYPCRSEDQELYLFDESEGWNVDANANREPLDKVIGRAVTKFSFPRQGRKPHRALSDFFRHDRHDVIALTCVSAGAKFSAYEKELYDAGKYLEYNMVHGLSVELAEALAEVVHKQIRLDLNITAEDEGNTLRDVRMNRYQGARYSFGYPACPDLEQSRELFDMLKPEEFGIELSETFQIVPEQSTTALVVHHKGATYYSL; encoded by the coding sequence TTGTCTATTACAGAAACAATCAAATCACTTTTACAAGAGCGTATACTCGTCATCGATGGCGCAATGGGTACACAGATACAAGACCTTAAAGTTCCTTCCGAAGCATGGATAGATGATAAAGGTGTGGATCAAGAGGGATGTAATGAACTGCTTAACCATAGTGCACCGGAACTTATAGAGCGTATCCATAAGCGTTATGCTATGGCAGGTGCTGACCTACTTAAGACGAACACATTTGGTACGATGCCTTGGGTACTGGATGAGTATCAGATGGGTGAACGTGCCTATGAACTTTCTAAAAAAGGTGCTCAGATAGTAAAGAAGATCTGTAACGAATACGGTACAGAGAAGTCACCGAAGTTTGTCTTGGGTTCGATAGGACCGGGCACAAAGCTTCCTTCTCTAGGGCATATCCATTATGATGAAATGTATGAAGGGTATAAATGTGTTGCACTTGGACTTATAGATGGCGGATGTGATGTTTTTCTTTTGGAAACCTGTCAGGATCCTCTGCAGATCAAAGCTGCATTGCATGCATGTCAGGATGCAAATGAAGAGAGAGATGTGCAGCTTCCTATTATGGTATCCGTTACGATCGAACTGAGTGGAACTATGCTTATAGGTACCAATGTTGAGACGATCGTTACAATACTTGAACCGTTTGATATCTTATCACTTGGATTTAACTGCGGTACGGGGCCAGACCAGGTAAAAAAACACCTTAAAACACTCTCTGAACTTTGTGCGATACCTATCTCAGTGCATGCGAATGCAGGCTTGCCCCAGAACCGTGGGGGGTATACCTTCTATCCTATGGGACCGGATGAATTTACTGAAAAACAATTGGAATTTACAAGGTACGCCGGTGTAAGCTTTTTAGGTGGATGTTGCGGAACAACACCACAGCATATCCAGGCACTCAAAAAAGCAGTTGAAGTGATAGTCCCTAAAAAACCTACAGGTAGTATCAAGCCAAGTGTCGCTTCTTTGTTCAATAGTGTAGAGTTGTTCCAGGAACCGGCACCACTGCTCATAGGGGAGCGTTCAAATGCGACAGGATCAAAAGCATTCAGAGAGCTTATTTTGGCCAGTGACTATGAAGGTACACTGACCGTAGGTCAGGCACAGGTACGTGATGGGGCACATATGCTTGATGTCAACGTGGAGTTTGCAGGACGTGACGGGGCCAAGGATATGAGGGCGGTCATGGAGCTCTATAACCAGAAGATACCGCTTCCTCTTATGCCGGATGCAACACGACCCAATACGATAGAAGAGGGGCTGAAGTGTATCGGTGGAAAGCCTATCATCAACTCCACGAACCTCGAAGATGGAGAAGAGAACTTTGCAACCTACTGTAAATTGGCCAAAAAGTTTGGGGCTGTACTTGTCTGCCTTGTGATCGATGAAGAGGGGATGGCAAGGAGCAAAGAGAAGAAAGTAGCGGTGGCTAAACGCATGTATGAACTTGCCGTGAACAAATATGGACTGAAACCTCAAAACATTATGTTCGATATGTTGGCCTTTACAGTGGGTACAGGTGAAGAAGAAGACAGATTGGCTGGAAAGAATGCCTATGAAGCTATCAAAGAGATACATGAGATCTATCCTGAGGTAGGTTCCACGCTTGGCCTTTCAAACATCTCATTCGGTTTGGAAAAGCATGCGAGGTTCTACCTCAATTCAGTCTTTTTGCATCATTGTGTACAGGCAGGTATGACCTCTGTGATCATCAATGTGAAACACATTATTCCCCTGGCCAAAATGACGGCAGAAGACATTGCGATTTGTGAAGAGTTGCTTTTTACACCGGATGAGAAATCATTGTTTAAATTCATCGACCATTTTGCAGATGCTGTGGTAGAAGATGAGGGTGCAGATGAAGCTTATGAGGCTATGAGTCATGAAGAGAAGATTAAAAAACTTCTTATGGATGGTGACAAAGAAAGGATGCTGCCGCTTGTGGAGGAGGCACGTCACGAGATACACCCCGATGTGATAGTCAATGAGATCCTTATTGATGCGATGAAAGTGGTGGGTGAACTCTTTGGTTCAGGACAGATGCAGCTTCCTTTTGTACTGCAGAGTGCCGAAACGATGAAAGCAACGGTAGACTACCTCAATCCTTATTTGACCAAACAGGAAAAAGAGACGGATACCACACTGGTCATCGGTACGGTCAAAGGGGATGTTCATGATGTGGGTAAAAACCTTGTGGACATTATCCTTTCGAACAACGGATTTAAAGTGGTCAATGTGGGCATCAAAACGGAACTGCAGGAGTATCTCGACATTGTAGAGAAACAATCGATACAGGCCATAGGAATGAGCGGTCTTCTAGTGAAGTCCACAGCGGTGATGAAAGAGAATCTTGAAACGATGGCCGAGATGGGTATGGAAATTCCGGTACTCTTAGGCGGGGCAGCACTCACACGCTCTTTTGTCGATGATTTCTGTAGACCTATCTACAAAGGCCCTATATTCTACTGTCGTGATGCATTTGACGGGGTGATCGCGATGAGCCGTATAGAGAAGTTCAATGAAGATAATTCCGTAGGGTTGGACACGCGTCTGGCCGGAGATATGGAAGAGCGTCAGGAAAAAGTAAAAAAAGAGGTGGTGATACCACCGTTCGAAGAGATAGAGATGCCTGAGAAAGTGGAGATACCCACACCGCCATTCTGGGGAAGAAGAGTACTTCAAAAGGGGGACTTGGATCTCTCTGTGATCTACGAGTGGATCAATACGCGTTCTGTCTTTAAGATGCACTGGGGCTATAAGAGTAAAGGTATGGATAAAGAAGTCTATCAAAAGCTCATAGATGAGACGGTCTATCCTGCTTTTGAACGTTTGAAAAAAGAGTTTATCGAAAAAGACCTGTTCGAGCCGACGATCATCTACGGATATTATCCTTGCAGGAGCGAGGATCAGGAATTGTACTTGTTCGATGAGAGTGAAGGGTGGAATGTCGATGCAAATGCCAACCGAGAGCCTTTGGACAAGGTCATCGGCAGGGCAGTCACCAAGTTCTCTTTCCCAAGACAGGGAAGGAAGCCGCACCGTGCACTTTCTGACTTTTTCAGACATGACAGACATGATGTCATCGCTCTGACCTGTGTCAGTGCCGGAGCCAAGTTCAGTGCCTATGAAAAAGAGCTTTACGATGCAGGAAAATACCTGGAGTATAATATGGTACACGGGCTCTCTGTTGAACTTGCTGAGGCATTGGCTGAAGTCGTGCACAAACAGATACGTTTGGATCTGAATATCACTGCCGAAGATGAAGGCAATACGTTACGTGATGTACGTATGAACCGTTACCAGGGTGCGAGATACTCGTTCGGGTACCCGGCATGTCCTGACCTTGAACAGAGTAGAGAGTTGTTTGATATGTTAAAACCTGAAGAGTTCGGCATAGAACTCTCTGAGACATTCCAGATAGTCCCGGAACAGAGCACGACTGCACTGGTGGTACACCATAAAGGTGCAACCTATTATTCATTATAG
- a CDS encoding PAS domain-containing protein, translated as MGKTIKNTINGKEITKPDPVDVEVPFDGGVMITETDPAGIITYANRKFRELTGYTKEELIGSPHSINRHPDMPKAAFKGLWETIKGGNYWEGFVKNMTSEGKYYNVVVWIKPKLDDDGNVIGYIAGRKIPDKDLMQRAFDKYKVMKNDEM; from the coding sequence ATGGGAAAAACAATTAAAAACACTATTAACGGAAAAGAAATCACAAAACCAGATCCGGTAGATGTAGAAGTGCCGTTTGACGGTGGTGTGATGATCACAGAAACAGACCCGGCAGGTATCATCACTTATGCCAACCGTAAATTTCGTGAACTTACCGGTTATACAAAAGAAGAACTCATCGGATCTCCACACAGTATAAACAGACACCCAGATATGCCAAAAGCTGCATTTAAAGGGTTATGGGAAACCATCAAAGGTGGAAACTATTGGGAAGGGTTTGTCAAAAATATGACAAGTGAAGGCAAATATTACAATGTTGTTGTATGGATCAAGCCTAAATTGGATGATGACGGCAATGTCATCGGATATATTGCAGGAAGAAAGATCCCTGATAAAGACCTCATGCAAAGAGCTTTCGACAAATACAAGGTCATGAAGAATGATGAAATGTAG
- the lpxD gene encoding UDP-3-O-(3-hydroxymyristoyl)glucosamine N-acyltransferase: protein MTYPLSQITAHIGVDFHGEDITIEGIHTLSEATSTQLSFFTDSKYASQLAETKAAAVLIDEKHAGLLPSGTIALITDEAYLKLALASKFFAHKMGSETSQPAMGKGCDIDTSVSFGKNVTLGDHVTILPGCYLGDNVTVGSGTLLHPNVTLYHHTQIGAECIIHSGTVIGCDGYGFAHTKLGEHVKIYQNGNVVVEDNVEIGANCAIDRAVFGTTYIRKGTKLDNLIQIAHNCDVGEHTLCAAQVGLAGSTTLGRNVVMGGQSATAGHLKVGAFATIAGKGGVTKSLEGGKTYAGFPAIDHKMWLRLQAKMMGLLKGKK from the coding sequence ATGACTTACCCACTCTCTCAGATCACAGCACATATCGGTGTAGATTTTCATGGTGAAGATATCACTATCGAAGGGATACATACCTTAAGTGAGGCGACTTCCACACAACTCAGTTTTTTTACAGACAGTAAATATGCTTCACAATTGGCAGAGACCAAGGCTGCTGCGGTGTTGATCGATGAAAAGCATGCAGGATTACTGCCTTCCGGAACGATCGCATTGATTACGGATGAGGCATATCTTAAACTGGCACTGGCCTCTAAGTTCTTTGCACATAAAATGGGGAGTGAGACATCACAGCCTGCTATGGGTAAAGGTTGCGATATAGATACAAGCGTCTCTTTTGGTAAGAATGTGACACTTGGAGATCATGTGACCATCTTACCGGGGTGTTATCTCGGAGACAATGTGACTGTTGGTTCAGGGACACTTCTGCATCCCAATGTGACCTTGTATCATCATACACAGATCGGCGCTGAGTGTATCATTCATAGCGGTACGGTGATCGGTTGTGACGGGTACGGATTTGCGCATACAAAGCTTGGTGAGCATGTGAAGATCTATCAGAATGGTAATGTGGTGGTAGAAGATAATGTAGAGATCGGTGCAAACTGTGCCATAGACAGAGCCGTATTTGGTACCACCTATATACGTAAAGGTACCAAACTGGATAATCTGATACAGATCGCACATAACTGTGATGTAGGAGAGCATACACTTTGTGCTGCACAAGTGGGTCTTGCAGGTTCGACGACGTTAGGCAGAAATGTGGTCATGGGCGGACAGAGTGCCACTGCAGGACACTTGAAAGTGGGTGCTTTTGCAACCATTGCAGGAAAAGGTGGTGTCACCAAATCTCTTGAAGGTGGTAAGACCTATGCAGGGTTTCCTGCTATTGATCATAAAATGTGGTTGCGTTTGCAGGCCAAAATGATGGGTTTGCTCAAAGGTAAAAAATAG
- the ilvN gene encoding acetolactate synthase small subunit, with product MENSMNERRVISVIVLNESSVLARVTSLFAARGYNIASLTVAPIPDSDMSHITIETNGSTKVMEQITKQLHKLIPVYKVIEHEEMVEKEMVLVKFPITEHLSDIGALCAAYNGGIANVGKEMIIAMVADEPIRIQHFIEAAQRYNPYEVVRGGVVAIER from the coding sequence ATGGAAAATTCTATGAATGAAAGACGTGTTATTTCTGTTATCGTATTGAATGAAAGTTCTGTTCTTGCACGTGTCACATCACTTTTTGCAGCACGTGGCTATAACATCGCATCACTCACTGTGGCACCCATACCAGACAGTGATATGTCACATATTACGATCGAAACGAACGGTTCTACTAAAGTGATGGAACAGATCACCAAGCAACTGCATAAGCTCATACCCGTCTATAAGGTGATCGAGCATGAAGAGATGGTTGAAAAAGAGATGGTCTTGGTGAAGTTCCCTATTACCGAGCACTTAAGTGACATCGGAGCATTATGTGCCGCATATAACGGTGGTATCGCAAATGTGGGTAAAGAGATGATCATTGCCATGGTTGCAGATGAACCTATACGTATACAGCATTTTATAGAAGCAGCGCAGCGTTACAACCCTTATGAAGTTGTACGTGGCGGTGTTGTAGCTATAGAAAGATAG
- a CDS encoding acetolactate synthase large subunit yields the protein MQMSGAQMVCEAIIAEGVKTVFGYPGGAIMHVYDEIYKQEGFEHILNRHEQAAVHAADGYARATGEVGVAMVTSGPGFTNAVTGLATAYMDSIPMVVISGQVPLSLIGTDGFQEIDAVGISRPCTKHNFLVRSLEELPRLLKEAFYIARSGRPGPVLIDIPKDITVDIGEFVYPDSVNIPTYKPTYKGNKKQIEKAVEAMKKAKKPLLYIGGGVVLSNASDLVRKLAEKTQIPTVETLMARGVMGAKNPLLLGMLGMHGNYASNMAMSETDLVISLGARFDDRVTGKLSEFAKYADIIHVDIDAANIGKLVDVDYPIVGDVSQVLEEMLPLLDGIDTDRFQAWREILKRYDELHPQSYVDSDEVIKPQWAIERIGELVGENAIITSDVGQHQMWAAQHYPFDRPRQWINSGGLGTMGFGFPAAIGAKRAFPDKTVINITGDGSILMNMQELVTAAEYKIPVINLILNNHFLGMVRQWQTFFYEKRYSETDLTFQPNWKALAEACGGIGYDVTTKEEFDAAIKDAIAQDKVCFMNVAVNRFEDVLPMVPAGGALFNMMLPQKGEK from the coding sequence ATGCAGATGAGTGGTGCACAAATGGTGTGTGAAGCGATTATCGCTGAGGGTGTTAAGACCGTATTTGGTTACCCGGGCGGTGCGATCATGCACGTTTATGATGAAATTTACAAACAAGAAGGGTTTGAGCATATCTTGAACCGTCACGAACAGGCAGCTGTTCATGCAGCAGATGGTTATGCAAGAGCTACAGGTGAAGTGGGTGTTGCGATGGTAACCAGTGGACCAGGATTTACAAACGCCGTCACTGGACTGGCTACAGCTTATATGGATTCAATTCCTATGGTCGTGATCTCCGGGCAGGTGCCTTTGTCGCTTATCGGTACAGATGGGTTTCAAGAGATAGATGCTGTAGGTATATCCAGACCCTGTACAAAACATAACTTTTTGGTACGTTCATTGGAAGAACTGCCTCGTTTGTTGAAAGAAGCATTTTATATTGCGCGTTCTGGACGACCGGGACCGGTGCTTATCGACATTCCTAAAGATATTACTGTAGATATCGGTGAGTTTGTCTACCCTGATTCTGTCAATATTCCTACGTATAAACCGACATACAAAGGAAACAAAAAGCAGATAGAAAAAGCTGTAGAAGCGATGAAAAAAGCAAAAAAACCTTTGCTTTACATCGGGGGTGGTGTGGTACTTTCAAACGCGAGTGATCTTGTACGTAAGCTGGCAGAAAAAACGCAGATCCCTACCGTTGAAACATTGATGGCAAGAGGTGTAATGGGTGCCAAAAATCCATTGCTTCTTGGTATGCTGGGGATGCATGGGAATTATGCATCCAATATGGCAATGTCAGAGACAGACCTGGTGATCTCTCTTGGTGCGAGATTTGATGACAGGGTAACAGGTAAACTTTCCGAGTTTGCAAAATATGCAGATATTATTCATGTAGACATTGATGCAGCGAATATCGGTAAACTTGTGGATGTTGACTATCCTATCGTAGGTGATGTCAGTCAGGTTCTTGAAGAGATGTTACCGCTTCTTGATGGAATAGATACAGACAGATTCCAGGCATGGAGAGAGATATTGAAGCGTTATGATGAGCTGCACCCTCAATCTTATGTTGATTCTGATGAGGTCATCAAGCCGCAATGGGCTATAGAACGTATCGGTGAACTGGTAGGTGAAAATGCCATCATCACTTCAGATGTCGGGCAACACCAAATGTGGGCAGCGCAGCATTATCCGTTCGATAGACCACGCCAGTGGATCAATTCCGGTGGATTGGGAACGATGGGCTTTGGTTTCCCTGCAGCCATCGGTGCAAAAAGAGCCTTCCCCGATAAAACGGTTATCAATATCACAGGTGACGGTTCGATCCTGATGAATATGCAAGAACTGGTGACGGCGGCAGAGTACAAAATACCGGTCATCAATCTTATACTCAATAACCACTTCCTGGGAATGGTTAGACAGTGGCAGACGTTCTTCTATGAAAAGCGCTACTCCGAGACAGACTTGACATTCCAACCGAACTGGAAAGCACTGGCTGAGGCGTGTGGCGGAATAGGGTATGACGTGACTACCAAAGAAGAGTTTGATGCAGCGATCAAAGATGCAATAGCACAAGATAAGGTGTGTTTCATGAATGTTGCCGTGAACCGTTTTGAAGATGTACTTCCTATGGTACCGGCCGGCGGTGCACTCTTCAATATGATGTTACCGCAAAAAGGAGAGAAATAA
- a CDS encoding phosphatase produces MIAIDLGSNTLRVLEYECSTGRHTAEFEKVVKTADGLAQYGVINDEAVKKVISAIQEAQEQIDFSSSLVRAVTTEAVRRAVNSDEVLSRIKKETGVHFDIISGEEEARLTLLAVRHRLSTLQDTSESFVLIDIGGGSTELIFHYGDETVSKSFPLGIVTIAQTYETLEKIEKVLPKEMAEMQRFCENLYHSKSKVNAFVATAGTPTTVAAMKLGQNYETYDASKINGTSLAIEELDFYLKELLSMPFEEREIAVGTGRSDLIAAGILIYKQLFRLLGFESCIVIDDGLREGVAIEACGHQAH; encoded by the coding sequence ATGATAGCGATAGATCTAGGTTCAAATACTTTACGTGTATTGGAGTATGAGTGTAGCACAGGCAGACATACAGCTGAATTTGAAAAGGTCGTGAAGACGGCAGATGGTCTGGCTCAGTATGGGGTGATCAATGACGAGGCTGTAAAAAAGGTCATCTCAGCCATACAGGAAGCACAAGAGCAGATCGATTTTTCCTCATCTTTGGTAAGAGCCGTGACAACGGAAGCTGTACGCAGAGCAGTGAACTCGGATGAAGTGCTTTCCCGGATCAAAAAAGAGACAGGTGTGCACTTTGATATCATCTCCGGTGAAGAAGAAGCAAGACTCACTCTACTCGCGGTAAGACACAGACTCTCCACATTACAGGATACTTCGGAGAGCTTTGTACTGATTGATATAGGTGGAGGTTCTACCGAACTTATCTTCCATTATGGAGATGAAACGGTTTCTAAAAGTTTTCCTTTAGGGATCGTGACCATTGCACAAACCTATGAAACGTTGGAAAAAATAGAGAAAGTCCTTCCTAAAGAGATGGCTGAGATGCAACGATTTTGTGAGAATCTTTATCATAGTAAAAGCAAGGTCAATGCTTTCGTAGCCACAGCCGGGACACCTACGACCGTTGCAGCCATGAAACTCGGACAAAATTATGAAACCTATGATGCATCAAAGATCAACGGTACTTCTCTTGCAATAGAGGAGTTGGATTTTTACTTGAAAGAATTACTCTCCATGCCATTTGAAGAGAGAGAGATCGCTGTAGGTACGGGACGTTCTGATCTCATAGCAGCAGGTATCCTTATCTACAAACAACTCTTCAGATTATTGGGGTTTGAAAGCTGTATCGTGATAGATGATGGCTTACGCGAGGGAGTGGCCATAGAAGCTTGCGGGCATCAGGCCCATTAA
- the ilvA gene encoding threonine ammonia-lyase, whose translation MLDLKSIQKAYERVSDVVHRTPFSYAPILSQMSGYEVYLKKENLQRTGAFKLRGAFNKIASLIEAGDKGGVVASSAGNHAQGVAFSAKHFGIEATIVMPESTPLTKVMGVKELGANVILHGSNYDEAYAYAVKFGEKNNYTFVHPFEDEEVMAGQGTVALEIIEDIKDLDAMVVCVGGGGLISGMSVASKALNPKCKIIGISSAGAPAMKQSYDAKTPIDTTSVRTIADGIAVRDTSPITLEYILKNVDVFETVGEDEIAAAILFLLEKQKVLVEGAGAVGVAALLHGKIDLPKGSKVAVVLSGGNIDVTMLSLIIEKGLMKSARKMKLLVTLVDKPGALQALTEILTRVGANIVQIGYDRTSIDLEFGDAHVSVSLETKGVEHQEQIREQLKEGGFSFKEEH comes from the coding sequence ATGTTAGACTTAAAAAGTATCCAAAAAGCCTATGAAAGAGTATCGGATGTTGTGCATCGAACGCCCTTCTCTTATGCTCCTATTTTAAGCCAAATGAGCGGCTATGAGGTGTACCTTAAAAAAGAGAACCTTCAACGTACCGGTGCGTTTAAACTTAGAGGAGCTTTTAATAAAATTGCTTCTTTGATAGAAGCGGGTGACAAAGGTGGCGTTGTCGCTTCCTCTGCAGGTAACCATGCACAGGGTGTAGCTTTTTCAGCAAAACATTTTGGTATCGAAGCCACCATTGTCATGCCGGAATCCACACCGCTTACCAAAGTCATGGGAGTGAAAGAGCTGGGTGCCAATGTGATACTTCATGGGTCTAACTATGATGAAGCCTATGCCTATGCCGTAAAATTCGGGGAAAAGAACAACTATACATTTGTACACCCTTTTGAAGATGAAGAAGTTATGGCAGGTCAAGGTACAGTTGCACTTGAGATCATTGAGGATATAAAAGATCTTGATGCTATGGTTGTATGCGTTGGTGGAGGTGGACTTATCTCAGGTATGTCTGTGGCAAGTAAAGCACTGAATCCTAAGTGTAAGATCATCGGTATCTCTTCAGCAGGAGCACCTGCAATGAAACAGTCTTACGATGCAAAAACACCTATAGATACGACTTCTGTAAGGACGATCGCTGATGGTATCGCAGTTAGAGATACTTCCCCGATCACTTTAGAGTATATTCTCAAAAATGTGGATGTTTTTGAGACAGTAGGCGAAGATGAGATCGCTGCTGCCATACTCTTTTTATTGGAAAAACAAAAAGTGTTGGTAGAGGGGGCAGGTGCCGTAGGTGTTGCTGCACTTCTACATGGAAAGATAGACTTGCCTAAAGGGTCAAAAGTAGCTGTCGTACTCAGTGGAGGAAACATAGATGTGACAATGCTTTCTCTTATCATTGAAAAAGGACTGATGAAGTCTGCACGTAAGATGAAACTGCTTGTTACGCTGGTAGACAAACCGGGGGCTTTACAGGCATTGACCGAGATACTGACAAGAGTAGGTGCGAACATCGTTCAGATAGGGTATGACAGAACCTCTATAGATCTGGAATTCGGTGATGCACATGTCTCTGTCTCCTTGGAAACCAAAGGTGTGGAGCATCAGGAACAGATAAGAGAGCAACTCAAAGAGGGTGGGTTTTCTTTTAAAGAAGAACATTAA
- a CDS encoding CoA-binding protein, producing the protein MECELPRVNSSCEEMKKYFEEAKTIAVIGASPKTNKASNHVAHYLQKVGYKMIPVYPKGDTILGEKVYRSLTEIDEPVDMVIVFRKPAALDAIADEVIARGDVKTYWTQLELINNEAAQRVKDAGINVVQNYCAMVEHRKLFKHT; encoded by the coding sequence ATGGAATGCGAACTGCCACGCGTCAATAGTAGCTGTGAAGAGATGAAGAAATATTTTGAAGAAGCCAAAACCATAGCTGTGATAGGGGCATCACCAAAAACAAACAAAGCGAGCAATCATGTAGCCCACTACTTACAGAAAGTAGGCTACAAAATGATACCTGTCTATCCGAAAGGCGACACCATTTTAGGAGAAAAGGTCTATAGAAGTCTTACTGAGATAGACGAACCTGTCGATATGGTCATCGTTTTTAGAAAACCTGCTGCACTGGATGCTATTGCGGATGAAGTCATAGCCCGTGGTGATGTGAAGACCTACTGGACACAACTTGAACTTATTAACAATGAGGCAGCGCAAAGAGTCAAAGACGCAGGTATCAATGTCGTACAGAACTACTGTGCAATGGTCGAACACAGAAAGCTATTTAAACACACATGA
- a CDS encoding toxin-antitoxin system YwqK family antitoxin, whose translation MKKILLITLTLLGTATLQAELFTDHFENGVVKSQIEYLKGTRTETAEGVKDGLEKVYYNTGQLAFVVKNVQGVREGPLNWYDREGNHLEVIHYQKGKRHGMNKIFYADGTLRIEVNYVNDEKEGPEKYYFSTGKLASEVIFKNGKKEGLQKEYNEDGTLNNDVMYKHGYKEGKRRWYDKEGKVIRTELYKMDRPVNLMKKIQAKKPDATIEALHGLDFNPNNRKVK comes from the coding sequence ATGAAAAAGATACTTTTAATTACACTGACTTTACTTGGTACAGCGACACTGCAGGCAGAGCTTTTCACAGACCATTTTGAAAATGGTGTGGTCAAATCACAGATCGAATATCTCAAAGGCACAAGAACAGAGACTGCAGAGGGTGTCAAAGACGGACTTGAAAAGGTCTATTATAATACAGGTCAACTGGCATTTGTAGTGAAGAACGTTCAAGGGGTAAGAGAGGGCCCGCTCAATTGGTATGACAGAGAAGGAAACCATCTTGAAGTGATCCATTATCAAAAAGGTAAACGTCATGGTATGAATAAAATATTTTATGCTGACGGGACACTGCGTATAGAGGTCAATTATGTCAATGATGAAAAAGAGGGTCCCGAGAAATACTACTTCAGTACAGGCAAACTCGCCTCTGAAGTCATTTTTAAAAATGGTAAAAAAGAAGGCTTACAAAAAGAATACAATGAAGACGGGACTCTCAACAATGATGTCATGTATAAACATGGATATAAAGAGGGTAAAAGACGGTGGTATGACAAAGAGGGAAAAGTGATCAGAACGGAACTTTATAAAATGGACAGACCTGTCAATCTCATGAAGAAAATTCAGGCTAAAAAACCGGATGCGACCATAGAAGCACTTCACGGTTTAGACTTCAATCCTAACAACAGAAAGGTTAAATAG